The following coding sequences lie in one Mesorhizobium sp. NZP2298 genomic window:
- a CDS encoding cupin domain-containing protein, producing the protein MPKIDLASVPVRQGSGYPAPFDAACATRTRRRLGDAGGLSDFGVNLMTLPPGGWSSQRHWHSHEDELVYVLEGELTLVEDGGETLLKAGDSAAFAKNSGNGHHMINRSSVTARYLEVGSRNPDDVITCSDIDMMSPSSDGRFLHKDGTPYPGQG; encoded by the coding sequence ATGCCCAAGATCGACCTCGCATCCGTCCCCGTCCGCCAAGGTTCCGGTTACCCCGCGCCCTTCGATGCCGCTTGCGCCACCCGTACCCGCCGGCGCCTCGGCGATGCCGGCGGCCTCAGCGATTTCGGCGTCAATTTGATGACACTCCCGCCCGGGGGCTGGTCGAGCCAGCGCCACTGGCACAGCCATGAGGATGAACTCGTCTATGTGCTGGAAGGCGAGTTGACGCTGGTTGAGGATGGCGGCGAGACGCTGCTCAAGGCGGGCGACAGTGCTGCCTTCGCCAAGAACAGCGGCAACGGCCATCACATGATCAACCGGTCGTCGGTTACAGCCCGCTACCTCGAGGTCGGCTCGCGCAACCCGGACGATGTCATCACGTGCTCCGACATCGACATGATGAGCCCGAGTTCGGATGGGCGGTTTTTGCACAAGGACGGCACGCCGTATCCGGGGCAGGGGTGA
- a CDS encoding DUF4142 domain-containing protein, which produces MRPHLAIAMLALVAGAPSAFAQQAAPSTGVPPVSENKVDTDTFTRTLVSANRFEIESSKLALKKGVAADVKVFAALMVKDHTKAGQDFKAALETSQTTASVTPEGPPLLPNDQAMLDQLEALDGDAFQAKYITLQTQAHKQAVAMFSTYAQSGDDPALKEFAKKTLATLKMHEMHVRDLAAVH; this is translated from the coding sequence CGCCATGCTGGCCCTTGTGGCCGGCGCGCCTTCGGCCTTCGCCCAGCAGGCGGCGCCGTCCACCGGCGTGCCGCCCGTGTCGGAGAACAAGGTCGACACCGACACCTTCACCAGGACATTGGTCAGCGCCAACCGCTTCGAGATCGAGAGCAGCAAGCTGGCCTTGAAGAAGGGCGTTGCGGCCGATGTGAAGGTTTTCGCCGCGCTGATGGTCAAGGACCACACCAAGGCCGGCCAGGATTTCAAGGCCGCGCTGGAAACGAGCCAGACCACGGCTTCCGTAACGCCCGAAGGTCCGCCGCTGCTGCCGAACGACCAGGCGATGCTCGACCAGCTCGAGGCGCTGGACGGTGACGCCTTCCAGGCCAAATACATCACCTTGCAGACACAGGCGCACAAGCAGGCGGTAGCGATGTTCTCCACCTACGCCCAGTCCGGCGACGACCCGGCGCTGAAGGAGTTTGCCAAGAAGACGCTGGCGACGCTGAAGATGCATGAGATGCATGTCAGGGATTTGGCGGCGGTGCATTAG